In the Flavobacterium sp. 90 genome, CCAACATTCTTGAAAAGAGGCAGTTTATAACTTGGCATTTCAACAACGAAATACGTTTTGGCACTTATTTTTAGTATTTTATTTAAGATATAAGCAGAAAGAATTGCAGTTCCAAAACCTAAAAGATACAACAACATCAAAGCCAATCCTTGCATATTTAATATTCCGAAAAGGCGTTCATCCGGTATTACCAAAGAGATAATAATTGTATAAACGGGTAATCTTGCAGAACAAGTTGTAAACGGAGTAACTAAAATTGTGATTAAGCGTTCTTTCCAGTTTTCGATATTTCTTGTCGCCATAATTGCCGGAATTGCACAAGCCGTTCCTGAAATCAAAGGCACAACGCTTTTTCCGGAAAGACCAAACTTGCGCATGATTTTATCCATCAAAAAGACAACACGACTCATATAACCGCTTTCTTCCAGAATAGAAATAAACAGAAACAAGAAGGCAATTTGCGGAATAAAAATTATAACTCCACCAATTCCCGGAATGATTCCTTGCGAAAGTAAATCTGTTAGAATTCCGGTTGGTAATTCCTGAGCAGTCCAACTACTTAAGGATGCAAAAGTACTGTCGATAAAATCCATCGGGATCGTTGACCAGCTAAAAATCGATTGGAAAATCAAAAATAAGATGGCTAAGAAAATTACATAACCCCAAACTTTGTGCGTCAAAACACGATCAAGCTTGGCTCTGATGTCTTTTGCCATTGTTTCATCAACTTGTAAACCTTGTTTTAGAACATCATTTATAAATTGATAACGTTTTATAGTTTCTTTTTGCTGTAAGCGTTTTAATTCAGAATGCGATTTGGTAAAAGTGCTTCTGATTTCATTTCGATCTAAATTCGAAAAATTCACATCTTGCGTAATAACCAACCATAATTTGTATAATAATTGATTTGGAAAAGCATGTTGTAATTTCTCAAAATATTGAGCGTCAATAACCGAAGCATTCAGACATGGTTCATGCGGAATTGTTTTATAAGAGACAATTAGTTCTTTTAAATAATCAATTCCTAAACCTTTACGCGAGCTTACTAAAGCAATTTTGGTTTTTAGTTTTTCTTCCAAAAAAGGAATATCAAGCGTAATTCCTTTGCTTTCCATACGATCAGACATATTAATGACTAAAATCGTCGGAATTTCAAGGTCTTTTATCTGCGTGTAAATCAGTAGGTTTCGTTTCAGATTTTCAACATCTGTAACCACAACTGCCACATCAGGATATAATTTGTCGTTTTTATTTAGCAAAAGCTCGATTACAACACTTTCGTCCATAGAACTGGCATTCAAACTATAAGTTCCCGGTAGATCCAGAATATTAGCTTTGATGTTGTAAGGTAATTTACAGAAACCCATTTTTTTCTCAACAGTAATTCCGGGATAATTCCCCACTTGTTGATTTAATCCTGTAAGTTGATTAAAAACAGACGTTTTTCCAGTATTTGGATTCCCAATAAGGGCAACATTGATATTTTGAATGCTCATTACAAATTGGTTTTGATAAGTTCAACTTCAATTTCACGAGCAGTTTCAACACGAATGGCGACATGCGAACCATTAATATCTAAATATAGTGGATCTCCAAAAGGAGCAACTTGAAGTAATTGAACTAAATTACCCGGCAAACAACCCATCTCAAGTAGTTTTAAGGGAATCAAATCGATATCAAAATCTTTGATAATGGCTTTCTCGCCTTTTTTGAGGGTATGGATTGTATTTTGCAAGCTTATTTAGATTGAATTTAGATTGCAAAAATAGACAATTATTCTTTATTTCAAGGCATTTAACACTTTTGTAAATGCTAAATCTTTCTAAAAATAAGGGATTTTACTCCTGACACAAGAAATTGATGTCTTCTATAAGACGTTTAATTTCTTCTTTATTCGTTCCGTCATAAAAACCACGAACGCGTCTTTTTTGATCTACTAATACAAAATTCTCCGTGTGAACCATATCATACAATTGATCTGGTCGACCTAATTTTACGGCTAAATAAGATTTTCTTGCCATCGTATAAATCTCTTTTTTGTCACCCGTAACCAAGTTCCATTTGCTGTCTACAACATGATGTTTTATCGCGTAAGCTTTTAAAACCGGAATGCTGTCAACTTCAGGAAAAACAGTATGTGAAAGCAACATTACCTTCGGATTGTTTAAAATCTCTTTTTGAACTTCCTCCAGATTCGTTGACATTTTTGGGCAAATTGATCCGCACGTTGTAAAGAAAAAATCAGCTACATAAATCTTTCCTTCGTAGTTTTTCTGCGTAATCGTATCGCCGTTTTGGTTTACAAACTTAAAATCGGCAATTGTATGGTATTTGCTTTTGTATTGAATTGTACTATCTACCAATTCAGGATTTACATCGGCAGGATTGTAAATTGGTAATGTTTTTTGTGGCTTTAAAGCCGAATAAAATAAGGAAATTGTTACAGCAGAAAATACAATTAAAACAATAAAGAATTTTCGGTATTTATATAGAAGGGATTTCATAAATGCAATTTGGCGCAAAAATACGAAAAGAGGTTTTTAAAAAGCTAATTGTGTGTTGTTTTTAACAGAAGGTCCAGAAGACAGGATTGCGAAATGGTACGCGGATGACACGGATTCGCTATCGCGAAGACACGGATTTATGCGGATTTCTTTATTGTATAACTTTAATAAATTGGCGATTTACTTTGTGGGTCTTCGACTTCGCTCAGACTGACAATAGGAGTTTAAAAAACTTTGCGTCTCTGCGACTTTGCGAGATTAAAAAATAAATCCGTAATAAAAAATCCGCGTCTTCGCAAAGCGAATCCGTGTCATCCGCGTGCAATTCCGTAACTACTTCAACTTAGATTTTCGAATAGATTTATTCACCAGATACAATCCCATTAAAGTTACGGCAACGCCAATAATAATTGATTGTGTAAGCGGTTCTCCGAACATGAAAAACGCCAGAATAATTGCAACAATCGGATTCATGTAAGCATAAATACTACTGACTTCTGTGGGAAGATGTTGTAATGTATAAATAAAAGCAACAAAAGTCAGGATAGAACCAATGATTACCAAATAAGCAATTGCCCACCAAGATGTTAGTGGAATTTCGGATAATGAGATATTCATTCCTGCAGTTTCTGTTATTCCGAAAAGGATAAAACTTGAAACTAACATTTGTAATCCTAAACTAAAATACGGATTGAAACTTGCCGCTTTTTTCTTGGTATGCAAAATTCCAAAAGCCCATGTAATAGTGGAAGCGACAGAAAGAAAAATTCCAAATTGAAAATCTGGTCGCAGGAAATCACTAAGATGATCCGCAAAAATTATACAGATTCCGCCAAAGCAGATTAAAAGCCCTGTAACCGCCAATTTTGCAATACGTTCGCCTTTAAAAAAACAAATGATAACAATCCATATTGGGAAAATGGCACCAATTATAGCGCCCAATCCGCTGCTGATATATTTTACTCCCCAAGTACTTAAACCATTACTGCAACAGAAATTCAAGATTGCCAAAATCAGAATTGTGCTCCATTGTTTGCCTTTTGGCCAAGGTTCTTTTTTGATGATGAAATAACCAACATACATTATTCCGCCCAAAAACTGACGAATTGTTGCCAATTGTAAAGCCGGCATATGTTTTACTCCTTCTTTTGAAGCCAACCAGGTTGTTCCCCAAAAAAAGCTAACCCAAAATAAAGCCAGAATCGGAAGTCCGATCGCTTCAACTTTTCCTGAAAAGGCAGTTTGTATCCTAGTTTTCACGGTGTTATTTTTTTTAACAAATATTCTAAAAACAATTCCAATTAAAAAGGAAAACACGAACATATATTCATGAAAATATTAGGTGGTTTCAATGATGTATTTTCATCAAAAATGCGAGAATATTATTGCGGAATTTTAACATATTTTTTAGAATATTAACAATAAGTTTGTATGTACACAAAAAACACACTCGAAAATGAACAAACAGCTTGCTAAACCTTTGTTTTTTGCTTTTTCTGCAATACTTTCCTTTACTGCAGTTCAAGCTCAAAGCACAGCTACAAAAGAACCAGGGATTAATGTTTCGTATATGAATACGAAAATTAGCCCAAGCCAGGATTTTTTCCAATTTGTAAACGGAACCTGGTTGGATAAAACTGAAATTCCAGGTGACAGAACAACTTGGGGAAGTTTTAACGAATTAATCAAAAAAACAGATAAAGATGCAATGGCAATTTTGAAGGAAGCTTCAAAAAATCCAAAGTATAAATCGAATACCGATCAAGGTAAAGCGGTGAACTTATTCAATACAATTTTGGATACAGTTGGAAGAAACAAAAGAGGGATTGCGCCACTTCAGCCTTATTTAAAGAAAATCGATGCTATTAAAAACATCGCTGATCTTCAGAATTATTTGGTTGAAATGGAACCAGAAGGAGGAAATGACTTCTTTGGAATTTATATTGGTGCCGATGATAAAAACAGTTCTAAGAACTCTGTAGCTCTTGGTACAAGCAGATTAGGATTATCTGATAAAGATTACTACAATTCTGAGGATAAAGATTCTAAAGAAAAACGTGCAAAATATGAGGTTCACGTAGCAAGAATGATGCAATTTATTGGAGAAACTCCAGCAAAAGCAAAACAAAGTGCTGCTGAAATTTTAGCATTAGAAACTGCTTTATCAGCTCCAAGATTAGACCGTGTTGAGAGCAGAGACAGCCGTTTACAATACAATCCAATGACAGTTGCTGATCTTCAAAAGTTAACTCCGGCGATTAAGTGGGATGCTTACTTTACAGGTTTAGGTTTGGCAAAATTGGATAGCGTTATTGTAACAGAACCACGTTATATGAAAGCTGTACAAGTTATTCTTACTGAAAACAAAGTTGCACAATGGAAAGAATACCTGAAATGGACTTTATTAAACAGATCAACTTCACAATTAACAACAGATATTGAAACTGCAAATTTTGACTTTTACAGCAAAACTTTAAGAGGAGCGATTAAGCAATTACCTCGTGAAGAAAAAGCGTTATCAGTTGTAAACGGAAGCATTGGAGAAGCTCTTGGTAAATTGTACGTAGAGAAAGTATTTCCTGCTGAAGCAAAAACTAAAGCTTTGGATATGATTCATAATGTGATTTTGGCTTACCAAAACCGTATTAATAATTTAACCTGGATGTCAACTGCAACAAAAGCAAAGGCAATCGAGAAATTAAATAAAATTACCATTAAAGTAGGTTATCCTGATAAATGGAAAGATTACTCTGCTCTTGAAATTAAAAGTGTTGCTGAAGGCGGAAGTTATTTTGAAAACGTACGCAATTTATCAAAATGGACTTTTAAAGAAGACGTAGAGAAATTGAAAAAACCGGTTGATAAAACAGAGTGGGGAATGTCACCACAAACTGTAAATGCTTATTACAATCCATCTTATAACGAAATTGTTTTCCCAGCGGCAATCTTACAATCTCCATTTTACAACTACCAAGCTGACGAAGCTGTAAATTATGGTGGAATTGGAGCTGTAATCGGACATGAGATTTCTCATGGTTTTGATGATTCAGGAGCACGTTACAATGCCGAAGGAAATCTTGTTGATTGGTGGACTGCTGAAGATTTAAAACAATTTACAGCATTAGGAACTGCTCTTGCAGATCAATACAGTGCCTTAGAGCCTTTACCAGGAATTCACGTAGATGGAAAATTTACTTTAGGTGAAAACATTGGTGATTTAGGTGGAATAAATGCTGCATTCGATGGTTTGCAATTGTATTTAAAAGCACACGGAAGACCAGCTTTAATCGACGGATATACTCCTGAGCAACGTTTCTTTATTTCTTGGGCTACAGTTTGGAGAACTAAATCTAGAGACGAAGCGATTAAGAATCAGGTAAAAACAGATCCACATTCTCCTGGAAGGTACAGAGCTTATGTGCCGCTTCAGAATGTTGATGCGTTTTATGATGCTTTCGGAATTAAAGCCGGAGATAAAATGTATGTAAGTCCAGACAAACGAGTTAAAATCTGGTAATCTTTAAAATGATAAAAAAACGGCGCTAATTTTAGCGCCGTTTTTTGTTTAAGAAATTAAAATAGATGCTTTACTTTTATCATAATCTTTCAAATCAATTAGTTAAAATTGTAACATAAATTTTAAATGAATACTAATCGTTTATATATACTAAATACTATAAATAAAAATGATAAAACAGCTTAACAAATCTGTGTTTTGTGCATTTTCAGCAATGCTTTGTTGCATAACTATAGAAGCGCAAAATGCAAAACCTAAAGAACCGGGTATCAATCTTTCTAATATGGATACAAAAGTTAGTCCCGGACAAGATTTTTTCCGTTATGTAAATGGAACTTGGTTAGACAAAACCGAAATTCCAAGCGATCGAAATTCATGGGGAAGTTTCAATGAATTACGTCAAAAGACAGATAACGATGCGCTTGCAATTTTAAAAGAAGCGTCAAAAGATCCTAAGTACAAATCGAATACCGATCAGGGAAAAGCAATCGCTTTATTCAATACGATTATGGATACGGTTGGTCGTAATAAAAATGGAATTAAACCGCTTCAGCCATATTTAAAGAAAATCGATGCGATTAAAAACGTAACCGATTTACAAAACTTCTTTATCGAAATGCAACCTCAGGGAGGAATTGGTTTCTTTGGAGTTTACGTTGGTGCCGATGCAAAAAACAGTAATAAGAACTCCGTTAATTTAAGCCCGGGCGGTTTAGGATTATCGGATAAAGATTATTACAATTCTGATGATAAAGATTCAAAAGAAAAACGTGAAAAATATGAAGTACACGTTGCAAGAATGCTTCAGTTTATTGGAGAATCTCCAGCTAAAGCAAAAGAAAGCGCGAAACAAATCCTGGCTTTAGAAATTGAATTTTCTGCTCCAAGATTAGATCGTGTTGAACGCAGAGATCGCAGAAAACAATATAATCCAACAGCTGTTGCTGATTTAAAAAAGAATACACCTTCAATTCAATGGGAAAAATATTTCGCAGGAATTGGTATGTCAAAACTGGATACGGTAAATGTAGCGCAACCACGTTACATGATCGCTTTAGAGAAAACTTTCACTGAAAAGAAAGTAGAAGCATGGAAAGAGTATTTAAAATGGTCGATATTAAACAGAGCAGCTTCGACTTTATCGACAGATATAGAAAATGCTAATTTCGATTTCTACGGAAAAACATTAACAGGAGCTTTAAAACAACGTCCGCGTGAAGAAGTTGCACTACAAGTAATCAACGGTGCAACCGGAGAAGCTTTAGGAAAATTGTATGTAGAGAAGTTATTTCCTGCTGAAGCAAAAGAAAAAGCAAAGAATATGATTGCTAATGTAATGTTAGCTTACGAAAACAGAATCAATGCTTTGACTTGGATGTCAACTGCAACAAAAGCAAAAGCAATTGAAAAGTTGAAGAAGCTTACCATTAAAATTGGATATCCTGATAAATGGAAAGATTACTCTAAATTAGAACTTAAAAATGTTGCTGAAGGCGGAACTTATTTTGATAATTCAAAGAGTATCGCAAAATGGGCTTATGCTGAAAGTTTAGAAAAATTAGGCAAACCAGTTGATAAAACAGAATGGGGAATGTCGCCACAAACGGTAAACGCTTATTTTAATCCGTCTTATAATGAAATTGTTTTTCCAGCAGCAATTCTGCAACCGCCTTTCTACAATTACCAAGCTGATGAAGCAGTAAATTATGGTGGAATTGGTGCTGTAATCGGGCACGAAATTTCGCATGGATTCGATGATTCAGGTGCGCGTTACAACGCAGATGGAAATCTTGTTGATTGGTGGACACCAGAAGATCTAAAACAATTTACAGCTCTTGGAGCTGCTCTTGCTGCACAATACAGCGCTTTAGAGCCTTTGCATGGAATTCACGTAGATGGTAAATTTACTTTAGGTGAAAACATTGGTGATTTAGGTGGAATTAATGCTGCTTATGATGGATTACAATTGTATTTGAAAGCAAACGGAAATCCTGGTTTAATCGACGGATTTACTCCAGAGCAACGTTTCTTTATTTCATGGGCGACAGTTTGGAGAACTAAATCAAGAGATGAAGCTATCAAAAGTCAAGTAAAAACAGATCCGCATTCACCGGGAATGTACAGAGCGGTTGTGCCTATCCAGAACGTAGATGCTTTTTACCAAGCTTTTTCAATCAAAAAAGGAGATGCAATGTATGTTGAACCTGATAAGAGAGTTAAAATCTGGTAATTTTTTAAATTATAAAAAAACGGCGCTAAGATTATTAGCGCCGTTTTTTGTTTTATCGATTTATTGCGATGAAAATATCAACTTCGGCATTTTCAGGATTCTGAGCTTTTTCTCCGTAAATTTCAAAATCAGAAGTAAAGCTTCTGTCCAGATTTGAATTCCAGATTTTCATCCATTCCTTGTAAACAGCGCCTTCAGTTAGATTTCCTTTTGCAACAAATTTCTCGTAATGAACACCTTCAATTGTTTTACCAGTCATTTCTGCCGGAATTGAATCTAAACCTTCTACCGGACATCCTAAAATGGTTGTATAAGGTTTTGTATGATCCTTTTCGTAATCCGTATAAACGAAAATAATATCGTTGCTTATTTTATTCGGAATCTTTTCAGCAATTCCTTCTCCTATAAATTTCTTCAAAAGCGCAGGAATATCTTGTCCTGATTGCCCGTTTTCGTTAGTTGTTCTAACCGAAATTCCAATAATGTTGAATTTTTGAATATCCATTGTAGCTAAATTATTTATTTGAATTCAAATGTATAATCTGTTGGTGACAACAGTATGTCAGCAGTGAATTTCAAAAGACAATTTAAGTCGGTATTATTTCAAATTACTGTAGATATAAGTTTCAATAGCTTTTAGTTCTTCATCAGACATTGCTTGAGTTATCGGAATATTGGTTTTCATAACCGCAAACTGACTTGGATCAACGATTGGTTCTGCATTTCCTTTTAAGAAAGTAACTAAATCACCTTTTTTGTCTTTGTAGGTTTTTGCAATTTCCTGAATGCTTGGTCCAATTACTTTTTGATCGACTTGATGACACGAAATACAGTTTCCTTGTCCTTCAAAAATTTCTTTTCCTAAAGCTTCCGGAGTTTTGGCTTCCGCCGAATGTCCTTCCGAATAATTTTCTGTTGGGTCTTGAACGGCATCTTCGGTTGCTTCTTTTTTACAAGAGGCAAATGCTAAAACGGCGGATAAGAATAATACGTTTTTCATTTTTATTTATTTAAAATTACTGCCGCTTCTTTTGCAAAATAAGTAGAGATAATACTTGCTCCTGCACGCTTAATGCAATAAAGTTGCTCTATCATAATTTTGTCATGGTCTAACCATCCTCTTTCGGCTGCGGCCTTTACCATAGCGTACTCACCAGATACTTGGTAAACAGCAACAGGCACATGAACGGCATTTTTTACCTCACGAACAATGTCTAAATATGCCATTCCTGGTTTTACCATAACGATATCTGCACCTTCTTCAACGTCTAATAATGCTTCACGGATTCCTTCAATTCGGTTTGCATAATCCATCTGATAAGTCTTTTTATCTTTAGGAATATTTTGAGAATCGACCGGAGCAGAATCTAAAGCATCACGAAATGGTCCATAAAATGCCGAAGCATATTTAGCACTATAACTCATGATTCCCACGTTATGATGTCCGTTTTCTTCCAATGCTTTTCTAATTGCCAAAACTCTTCCGTCCATCATGTCACTTGGCGCAACAAAATCGGCTCCAGCCTCAGCATGACTTAAACTCATTCTTGTCAAAGCGTCAACAGTTGCATCATTTATTAATTGACCGTTTTCGATAATTCCGTCATGACCATAAATTGAATATGGATCAAGCGCCACATCTGGCATAACAATCATTTCCGGAACTGCATCTTTAATCGCACGAATAGTTTGTTGCATTAAACCATCTTTATTCCAGGCTTCAACGCCTTTATTGTCTTTAAGACTGTCGCTAACTTTTACGTAGATATTCACCGCTTTGATTCCTAAATCCCAAGCTTCTTTTACTTCTTTAATGGTATTGTCTAAGGAATGACGATAAATTCCTGGCATTGAAGGAATGGCAACTTTTACATTTTTTCCTTCTGCAACAAACATTGGAAGCATAAAGTCTTGTGGGCTCAAACTAGTTTCACGAACTAATGAGCGAATAGATTCATTGGTTCTTAAACGACGGTTTCTTTGTAATGGGAACATATTCTTGAATTTTAGATTTTAGTCCCGAGGCTTCGGGACAGATTTTAGATTTTTCTGTAATCTTGTTTTTTTGATTTGTAAAGTCCTTTGACTTTAAGACTTTTGACTTTCGACTTATTTATGTTATTGAAGCTTCGTAAATCTCCTTTATTGTTTTGCCTATTTTAGTGTCAAATTCTTCTTCAGATTGATCTGCAAAAAGTCCTTCAGATAATGCTCTTGAAAAACTGGCGATCAATCCGTGATTCTGTGATAGTTTATCATTGGCTTCATTTTGTCCATATCCGCCAGATAAAGCAACAACACGCACAACATGTGGATCTGATATTAACTCTTTGTAAAAGTCATTCACAGTTGGAATAGACAATTTCAGCATTACTTTGACATCTTTGTCTAATAAGCTAAGTTGTTTCTTGATTTCTTCTTTTAGAATTGCTTCCGATTTTTCTTTATTAACGCTGTAAATATCAACTTCAGGTTCAATAATTGGTACAAGTCCTTTTTCGAAGATTTGTAAACCAACCGCAAATTGCTGTTCTACAACTTCGCGAATTCCAGTTGCATTTGCTTCTTTAATAACAGAACGCATTTTGGTTCCAAAAACATTTCTTTCTACAGCTCGTGTCAACAATTCGTCTAAATTAGAGATAGGTTTCATTAGTTGAACACCATTTGCAAGATCGGCAAGTCCTTTATCAACCTTTAGAAAAGGAACTATATTTTTCTTCTCCCACAAATAGTCCGCAGTCCATTGTCCGTCTATTTTGCGATCCATAGTATTTTCAAATAAAATTGCTCCTAAAATATATTCACTATCAAACGCAGGACTTTTGATAATTCGAGTTCTCATTTCATGTACAAGAGTATACATTTCTTCGTCATTCGAAAAACTGCTTTCCTCTATGCCGTATTGTGCTAAAGCTTTTGGAGTGCTTCCGCCACTTTGATCCAGTGCGGCGATAAAACCTTTTCCGGAATGCATACGATCTAATTGTACCGTGTTTATATGTCTCTTTTCCATAACATTTTAGTTTAAATTGTAGAATAAGATTTTAGATGAATTGAAATAATTATAAGCCTATTTTCTGATTTACTTTGTCATAAACTTCTTTTACTTTTTTAGGAGGATCAAATCTATAACCTGCAGAAATTTTCAAAGTAGCAATATTATCATTTAGTCGCGGAGTGATTTTTTCGTCCTGAGCAAAACCTGTTGTATTAATACTTGCAAAAGCAAAGAAACGATCATTATTATACGCTAGTTTTAAATTAAAATCAGCTTGATATAAAGCAGATGAATCTCCGTTAATATCATTAATTCCAACTCCTAAAGCAAGTCCGGCGCCAATTAAAACCCGATCACTAATTACAAAATTATAGAAATAAGATGGAGCTAAAGTAAAAACATAAATGTCTCCAGGTGTTGAATCAGGTGTGTTTAAGTCTATATTCGTGTAGTAAAATGAGAAAGTTGGAATAAAACTTCCGGAACTTTTGGTCTGCCATTCGTTTTGACTTACTAATGTTTTAAAAGAGAATTTATCATTGAAAACATAAGCCGTCGTTCCGCCAATTTTCGTGGTACGCATATTTGGCAATTGTGCCGTTATATTATCATCACTGATATAAAATCCTTTTTGATTGATGAAAGTAAACGATTGCATCCATTTTTTATAATAAAAACGGGTATTAAAATTAAAATGCTTGGAATTTGAATCGCCTTTGTTACCGCCAAGAAATTTTGGTGCGAAACCAACAGAAACATCTATGATTCTATAATTCAGATTAAAACCAATTTGTTCTCTTCTATTCGGAATAAGACTGACAAATGTTTCTGTATTCTGAGCGTCTGAAGCAATCTGAAAACTGTTTGAAGTATCTAAATAATAAATACTCGCGGTAATTTTATCATTATAAGATTTAAAATAGGGATTTTGTAGCGAATCTTTCTGAGAAAAACACCCAAAAACGCCTCCAAAAAACACTATATAAATCAGTTTTAGATCCATTCAACGGGATTTTCTAACACATTTACTAATTTCTCTTCTTCGCTTCCTGCTTCTGCATGATGATCATAAACCCATTGCACGTGCGGAGGTAAACTCATCAAAATACTCTCAATTCTTCCGTTGGTTTTTAAACCAAATAAAGTTCCTTTATCATGAACAAGATTAAACTCAACATAACGGCCACGACGAATTTCCTGCCAATTTCTGTTTTCCGGAGTATATTCTAAATTTTTTCTTCTTTCTACAATTGGAACATAAGCTTCAAGGAAACTATTGCCAACTTCTGTTACAAAATTGTACCAATCATCCATTGACATTGTTTCGCTTGCTTTGCAATAATCAAAGAACAAACCGCCAATTCCGCGGGCTTCGTTTCTATGCGCATTCCAGAAATAAGCGTCACATTGTTTTTTATATTTTGGATAAAACTCCGGATTGTGTTTGTCACAAGCCGTTTTACACGTTTGATGAAAGTGTTTTGCATCTTCTTCAAACAAATAATAAGGTGTCAAATCTTGTCCGCCACCAAACCATTGTTCGATCACTTTTCCAGATTCATCATACATTTCAAAATAACGCCAATTAGCATGAACTGTTGGCGTCATTGGATTTTTAGGATGTAAAACCAAACTTAATCCGCAAGCAAAAAAATCTGCTTCGCCAACGCCAAACATTTTTTGCATCGCTTCCGGAAGTTTTCCATGAACGGCCGAAATGTTTACACCGCCTTTTTCAAAAACAGCACCGTTTTCAATAACACGTGTTCTTCCGCCACCGCCTTCAGGACGTTTCCAAAGATCTTCACGGAATTTTGTAGTTTCGTCAACGGCTTCTAATCCGGCGCAAATCTGATCTTGTAATTTTTGTATGTATGCGTAAAATTGATCTTTCATTGTTATTCTAATTCTTTTTTATTCTCCAAATAATCAATAGCATTTAATTTATTGACTACTTTTTTACCTATTTTTTCTTCAATTTCTTTACGTGTATTTCCGGCAATTGTTCCACCTTGATTAGCAATTATTTTATTTTCTATAAAACTTTCAGGTTTCTTTTCTTTGCTAATTTCTGTTGTGGTAGCTTCAGCCAACATATTGAGTACTAATTCTAAGTTACTCATATTATCACGTAGATTTTCCTTTTTTAAGCTTTTATGATTTTTATATTCTTTTACAGATAAACCACTCCAGGCTTTGGTGATTTCATCCGTAAGAATAGCATATTCTTGTCCTTTTTTTACACCTCGTTTATCCCATTCATCAGTAAGATCTTTTCTTACTTCAATACTTTTTAAACGCTGATTTACCC is a window encoding:
- a CDS encoding FeoA family protein: MQNTIHTLKKGEKAIIKDFDIDLIPLKLLEMGCLPGNLVQLLQVAPFGDPLYLDINGSHVAIRVETAREIEVELIKTNL
- a CDS encoding M13 family metallopeptidase, with the translated sequence MNKQLAKPLFFAFSAILSFTAVQAQSTATKEPGINVSYMNTKISPSQDFFQFVNGTWLDKTEIPGDRTTWGSFNELIKKTDKDAMAILKEASKNPKYKSNTDQGKAVNLFNTILDTVGRNKRGIAPLQPYLKKIDAIKNIADLQNYLVEMEPEGGNDFFGIYIGADDKNSSKNSVALGTSRLGLSDKDYYNSEDKDSKEKRAKYEVHVARMMQFIGETPAKAKQSAAEILALETALSAPRLDRVESRDSRLQYNPMTVADLQKLTPAIKWDAYFTGLGLAKLDSVIVTEPRYMKAVQVILTENKVAQWKEYLKWTLLNRSTSQLTTDIETANFDFYSKTLRGAIKQLPREEKALSVVNGSIGEALGKLYVEKVFPAEAKTKALDMIHNVILAYQNRINNLTWMSTATKAKAIEKLNKITIKVGYPDKWKDYSALEIKSVAEGGSYFENVRNLSKWTFKEDVEKLKKPVDKTEWGMSPQTVNAYYNPSYNEIVFPAAILQSPFYNYQADEAVNYGGIGAVIGHEISHGFDDSGARYNAEGNLVDWWTAEDLKQFTALGTALADQYSALEPLPGIHVDGKFTLGENIGDLGGINAAFDGLQLYLKAHGRPALIDGYTPEQRFFISWATVWRTKSRDEAIKNQVKTDPHSPGRYRAYVPLQNVDAFYDAFGIKAGDKMYVSPDKRVKIW
- a CDS encoding SCO family protein; its protein translation is MKSLLYKYRKFFIVLIVFSAVTISLFYSALKPQKTLPIYNPADVNPELVDSTIQYKSKYHTIADFKFVNQNGDTITQKNYEGKIYVADFFFTTCGSICPKMSTNLEEVQKEILNNPKVMLLSHTVFPEVDSIPVLKAYAIKHHVVDSKWNLVTGDKKEIYTMARKSYLAVKLGRPDQLYDMVHTENFVLVDQKRRVRGFYDGTNKEEIKRLIEDINFLCQE
- the feoB gene encoding ferrous iron transport protein B; its protein translation is MSIQNINVALIGNPNTGKTSVFNQLTGLNQQVGNYPGITVEKKMGFCKLPYNIKANILDLPGTYSLNASSMDESVVIELLLNKNDKLYPDVAVVVTDVENLKRNLLIYTQIKDLEIPTILVINMSDRMESKGITLDIPFLEEKLKTKIALVSSRKGLGIDYLKELIVSYKTIPHEPCLNASVIDAQYFEKLQHAFPNQLLYKLWLVITQDVNFSNLDRNEIRSTFTKSHSELKRLQQKETIKRYQFINDVLKQGLQVDETMAKDIRAKLDRVLTHKVWGYVIFLAILFLIFQSIFSWSTIPMDFIDSTFASLSSWTAQELPTGILTDLLSQGIIPGIGGVIIFIPQIAFLFLFISILEESGYMSRVVFLMDKIMRKFGLSGKSVVPLISGTACAIPAIMATRNIENWKERLITILVTPFTTCSARLPVYTIIISLVIPDERLFGILNMQGLALMLLYLLGFGTAILSAYILNKILKISAKTYFVVEMPSYKLPLFKNVGINVVEKTKAFVVGAGKIILAISVILWFLASFGPGENFNEAETIVKERFVDKPLTELEFENEVASQKLENSYIGIMGRVIEPAIAPLGYDWKIGIAIISSFAAREVFVGTLATIYSVGNSDNEATIKSKMQEEINPQTGKKIFNFASGISLLLFYAFAMQCASTLAITKKETNSWKWPAMQLVLMSGLAYFVALITFQLLK
- a CDS encoding EamA family transporter gives rise to the protein MKTRIQTAFSGKVEAIGLPILALFWVSFFWGTTWLASKEGVKHMPALQLATIRQFLGGIMYVGYFIIKKEPWPKGKQWSTILILAILNFCCSNGLSTWGVKYISSGLGAIIGAIFPIWIVIICFFKGERIAKLAVTGLLICFGGICIIFADHLSDFLRPDFQFGIFLSVASTITWAFGILHTKKKAASFNPYFSLGLQMLVSSFILFGITETAGMNISLSEIPLTSWWAIAYLVIIGSILTFVAFIYTLQHLPTEVSSIYAYMNPIVAIILAFFMFGEPLTQSIIIGVAVTLMGLYLVNKSIRKSKLK